A genomic window from Nocardioides sp. BP30 includes:
- a CDS encoding cytochrome d ubiquinol oxidase subunit II, whose amino-acid sequence MTLETVVAAALFIGVLAYALFGGADFGSGFFDLTAGGARGGAELRSQVDHSIGPVWEANHVWLIFCLVTWWTGFPASFAAVTTTLFVPLVLALAGIVLRGAAFAFRKYAPSIGQARLYGAVFAGSSLITPFFLGAVAGAIASGRVPADGYGDRWSSWLHPTSIFGGLIAVGTCAFLAGVFLCADVERAGRQRLVATLRRRTLGVGVVTGILVFVALVPIQHDAPTLAHGLEHQAAPLIVVSGLAGLATLLLLWRGRFRIARFTAVTAVATVISGWGVGQWPWLLVDQVRIADAGGADATLIGLIVAVGCAAVVVLPPLAYLLWFSQSAAAHGEEPLPIKRSGG is encoded by the coding sequence ATGACCCTGGAGACGGTGGTGGCCGCCGCGCTGTTCATCGGCGTACTGGCCTATGCGCTCTTCGGGGGTGCCGACTTCGGCTCCGGGTTCTTCGACCTCACCGCCGGCGGCGCCCGCGGCGGCGCCGAGCTGCGCAGCCAGGTCGACCACAGCATCGGACCGGTCTGGGAGGCCAATCACGTCTGGCTGATCTTCTGCCTGGTGACGTGGTGGACCGGCTTCCCCGCGTCCTTCGCCGCCGTCACCACCACGCTGTTCGTTCCCCTCGTGCTCGCGCTGGCGGGGATCGTGCTGCGCGGGGCGGCCTTCGCGTTCCGCAAGTACGCACCCTCGATCGGCCAGGCCCGCCTGTACGGCGCCGTCTTCGCCGGTTCCTCGCTCATCACGCCGTTCTTCCTCGGCGCTGTCGCCGGCGCCATCGCGTCGGGACGCGTCCCAGCCGATGGGTACGGCGACCGGTGGAGCTCCTGGCTGCATCCGACCTCGATCTTCGGCGGCCTCATCGCGGTCGGGACCTGCGCCTTCCTGGCGGGGGTGTTCCTGTGCGCCGATGTCGAGCGGGCCGGCCGCCAGCGGCTGGTCGCGACCCTGCGGCGGCGCACGCTGGGCGTGGGGGTCGTGACAGGGATCCTGGTCTTCGTGGCGCTGGTGCCGATCCAGCACGACGCTCCGACGCTGGCGCACGGCCTGGAGCACCAGGCGGCCCCCTTGATCGTCGTCTCGGGGCTGGCCGGCCTGGCGACGCTGTTGCTGCTGTGGCGTGGCCGCTTCCGGATCGCCCGCTTCACCGCCGTGACTGCGGTGGCGACGGTGATCTCCGGCTGGGGCGTGGGCCAGTGGCCCTGGCTCCTGGTCGACCAGGTCCGCATCGCCGATGCCGGCGGTGCGGACGCCACGCTCATCGGCCTGATCGTCGCTGTCGGCTGCGCCGCCGTCGTCGTCCTGCCCCCACTGGCCTACCTGCTGTGGTTCTCCCAGTCGGCGGCCGCCCACGGCGAGGAGCCGCTGCCGATCAAGAGGAGCGGCGGGTGA
- a CDS encoding alkene reductase: MADLFDPLTVGAWTLPNRIVMAPLTRNRAEGTVPGDLAVEYYSQRASAGLIITEGSQPTPEGQGYLNTPGFHSEEQLAGWRRVAEGVHANGGRIVAQLMHAGRISHPDNTGGEEIIAPSPVAAPDEMFTADGMKPFPTPREITVEEIPSIVEGYVQAARNAVEAGLDGVEVHGANGYLIHQFLAPGSNHRTDEYGGSPENRVRFALEVTRAVAEAIGADRVGIRISPAHNIQGATEDDPADVAATYRLLVEGLAPLGLAYLSILADPKQDLIQDLRRSFGGVVIANDGFGEITTRESAQEILDKDLADAVAVGRLFLANPDLPARWRSGAELNEPNPDTFYGGGAEGYTDYPFLEG; this comes from the coding sequence ATGGCTGATCTCTTCGACCCCCTGACCGTCGGCGCGTGGACGTTGCCGAACCGGATCGTGATGGCGCCGCTGACCCGCAACCGGGCCGAGGGCACCGTGCCCGGCGACCTTGCGGTGGAGTACTACTCCCAGCGCGCCTCGGCCGGGCTGATCATCACCGAGGGCAGCCAGCCCACGCCCGAGGGCCAGGGCTACCTGAACACTCCCGGCTTCCACTCCGAGGAGCAGCTCGCCGGGTGGCGCCGGGTGGCCGAGGGCGTGCACGCGAACGGCGGCCGGATCGTCGCGCAGCTGATGCACGCGGGCCGGATCTCCCACCCCGACAACACCGGCGGTGAGGAGATCATCGCGCCCAGCCCGGTGGCGGCCCCGGACGAGATGTTCACCGCGGACGGGATGAAGCCGTTCCCGACTCCGCGCGAGATCACCGTCGAGGAGATCCCCTCGATCGTCGAGGGCTACGTGCAGGCCGCCCGCAACGCGGTCGAGGCCGGGCTCGACGGCGTCGAGGTGCACGGCGCCAACGGCTACCTCATCCACCAGTTCCTCGCGCCCGGCTCCAACCACCGCACCGACGAGTACGGCGGCTCGCCCGAGAACCGGGTGCGCTTCGCCCTCGAGGTCACCCGCGCGGTGGCCGAGGCGATCGGCGCCGACCGGGTCGGCATCCGCATCTCGCCTGCCCACAACATCCAGGGCGCCACCGAGGACGACCCGGCCGACGTCGCCGCGACCTACCGGCTCCTGGTCGAGGGCCTCGCGCCGCTCGGACTGGCCTACCTGAGCATCCTCGCCGACCCGAAGCAGGACCTGATCCAGGACCTGCGCCGCTCCTTCGGCGGCGTGGTCATCGCGAACGACGGCTTCGGCGAGATCACCACGCGCGAGTCGGCGCAGGAGATCCTCGACAAGGACCTTGCCGACGCGGTCGCCGTCGGTCGGCTGTTCCTGGCCAACCCGGACCTGCCCGCCCGGTGGCGCAGCGGCGCCGAGCTCAACGAGCCGAACCCCGACACCTTCTACGGCGGTGGCGCCGAGGGCTACACGGACTATCCCTTCCTCGAGGGCTGA
- a CDS encoding TetR/AcrR family transcriptional regulator has protein sequence MAKGREAQRRRTRRDLVDAAQRLLLEGRNPSIDEIAAAADVSRRTVYLHFSTLDQLLLDASVGLLSAQAVDDVLDSDTAPTDPVDRIEALVRSLWSTADRTLPLGRQIIRLTVADAPGHAGAAEPEQRRGHRRIEWIEKALAPLADTLEPADFERLVSALAVLIGWEAMTVLEDVRGTGTHAQTETVVWASRALVESALRGPVT, from the coding sequence GTGGCGAAGGGCCGTGAGGCGCAACGGCGCCGTACTCGACGTGATCTGGTGGATGCGGCGCAGAGATTGCTGCTGGAGGGACGGAATCCCTCGATCGACGAGATCGCCGCAGCCGCGGATGTGTCGAGGCGGACGGTCTACCTGCACTTCTCGACGCTCGACCAGCTCCTCCTCGATGCGAGCGTCGGTCTCCTCAGCGCTCAGGCCGTCGACGACGTCCTCGACTCCGACACCGCCCCGACCGACCCGGTCGACCGCATCGAGGCGTTGGTGCGCAGTCTGTGGAGCACCGCCGACCGAACGCTTCCGCTCGGCCGGCAGATCATCAGGCTCACCGTGGCCGACGCGCCAGGGCACGCAGGCGCCGCCGAGCCGGAACAGCGGCGAGGGCACCGGCGCATCGAGTGGATCGAGAAGGCGCTGGCACCGCTGGCCGACACCCTCGAGCCAGCGGACTTCGAGCGCCTGGTCTCAGCTCTCGCCGTGCTCATCGGGTGGGAGGCGATGACCGTCTTGGAGGACGTCCGAGGTACGGGCACACACGCGCAGACCGAGACGGTCGTCTGGGCCAGTCGGGCACTGGTCGAATCGGCGCTGCGGGGACCCGTCACCTAG
- a CDS encoding antibiotic biosynthesis monooxygenase family protein yields the protein MIEFINCFDVPADRRDAFLAQWLHVNAYMAAKPGYHSHRLHRAVRPDATYAFVNTAGWESVEAWQAAHDEGFRALLAGPEWAGISSVPALYDVVHEGSRRDASKA from the coding sequence ATGATCGAGTTCATCAACTGCTTCGACGTGCCGGCCGACCGCAGGGACGCGTTCCTCGCCCAGTGGTTGCACGTCAACGCCTACATGGCAGCCAAGCCCGGTTACCACAGCCACCGCCTGCACCGGGCGGTGCGCCCCGATGCGACCTACGCGTTCGTGAACACGGCAGGATGGGAGTCGGTCGAGGCCTGGCAGGCCGCCCACGACGAGGGTTTCCGTGCGCTCCTCGCGGGCCCGGAGTGGGCCGGCATCTCATCGGTGCCGGCGTTGTACGACGTCGTCCACGAGGGATCCCGGCGCGACGCCTCGAAGGCCTAG
- a CDS encoding GNAT family N-acetyltransferase has translation MLTFPILTERLELTPLTRADRDAFVAYRRLPEVARWQSWTPDYTEADADDLIALQPSSIESRSGRWLQIAVRHDGVLIGDVAVHAEAGQPDSYELGVTIAPASQGSGYATEALSALVDALFDAHGAHRVFAVTDARNEPVARLFRRLGFRHEGRNVAADWFKGEWTSVDTWAALRR, from the coding sequence GTGCTGACGTTCCCCATCCTCACCGAGCGCCTAGAGCTGACACCGCTCACGCGGGCGGACAGGGACGCCTTCGTGGCCTATCGCCGCCTTCCGGAGGTCGCACGCTGGCAGAGTTGGACCCCGGACTACACCGAGGCAGACGCGGACGACCTCATCGCCCTCCAGCCCAGCTCGATCGAGTCGAGGTCCGGGCGGTGGCTGCAGATCGCCGTACGGCACGACGGCGTGCTGATCGGTGACGTCGCCGTGCACGCGGAGGCCGGGCAGCCCGACAGCTACGAGCTCGGGGTCACGATCGCACCGGCCTCCCAGGGCTCGGGGTATGCGACCGAGGCGCTGAGTGCCCTGGTCGACGCCCTCTTCGACGCCCACGGCGCTCACCGGGTGTTCGCTGTCACCGATGCCCGCAACGAGCCGGTCGCCCGCCTGTTCCGGCGGCTCGGATTCCGGCACGAGGGCCGCAACGTCGCCGCTGACTGGTTCAAGGGCGAGTGGACGAGCGTCGACACCTGGGCGGCGCTGCGGCGCTAG